CCCCGTCCCCTCAGGCCGGCGAAGGACTGGCGAACCCCGCGGCCGACGCCCCGCCGGCTTCGCCCAAGATCCCCTCCCCGGCGCCCCAGCTCGGCGGAGCCTGAGGAGGCGCTTTCCCATGGAGGAGCGGGCGGGGGGGCTCTTTCTCCGGGGTCGAAACCGCCTGGAGGAAAGTCCGTTCCTCCTCATGGGCGTGCTCAACCTGACCCCCGACTCCTTCTCCGACGGCGGCCTCTACCTGGATCCGGCAGACGCCTGCGCGAGGGGTGTCCGCATGGCCCGGGAGGGCGCGGACCTACTCGACCTGGGGGCCGAGTCCAGCCGCCCCGGCAGCGACCCCGTCCCTTCCGGGGAGGAGCTTCGCCGGCTCCTGCCCGTGGTGGAAGCCCTGCGGCGGGCCCTCCCAGACGTGCCCCTGTCCGTCGACACCACCAAGGCGGAAGTGGCCCGGGCCGCCCTCGATGCCGGCGCCGACATGGTCAACGACATCTCGGCGGGGACCTTCGACGAGGCCATGATTCCTCTGTGCGCCCGGCGGCGGGTACCTCTCGTCCTCATGCACCTGAGGGGCACCCCCAAGACCATGCAGGAAGCCCCGCACTACGAGGATCCCGTGGCCGAGGTGGTTTCGGAACTCGCCGCGCGGGTCCGCGCCGCGGAGGCGGCGGGCCTGGGCCCCGGCACGCTCCTCGTGGACCCCGGCATCGGCTTCGGCAAGCGTCCCGAGGACAACCTGGCCCTCCTCCGGAACCTGCCGGCCCTCTCCTCCCTGGGGTATCCCCTTCTCGTGGGCGTCTCCCGGAAGAGCCTCATCGGTGCGCTCACGGGAGCGCCCGTGGGAGAGCGCCTGCCCGGAACCCTGGCCCTGCACGCGGCGGCCCTCCTCGGAGGGGCCAGGATCTTTCGCGTCCACGACGTGGCCGAGCATCGGCAGGCACTCCTCTGCGCGGCGGCCCTGGCCTCCGCGGGCCGCCGGGAGGCCCCGTGAACCTCCCCGTCTCCCTCGGCCAGATGCGGGTGCTCCCGGCCCGGCCCGCCGAGAACCTCGAAACCGTGCGGGCTTTCGCGGCGGAGGCCTCGCGCCGGGGCAGCCGCCTCCTCTGCCTGCCCGAAGCCTGCCTGACGGGCTTTCCATGGTCGTGGCTCCAGGCCCACGCAGGCGAACTCGCGGCCCCCGTGGAGGCGATGCGGCGCATCGCCCGCTCGACGGGGCTCTTCCTCAGCTTTTCCCACATGGTCCCCAGCGCGGAAGGGCGCCTGGCCAACACCCACTTTCTCCTGACCCCCGATGGCGACACCCTGGCCGAGTACCGGAAGGTCCACCTCTTTTCCCTCTTCGGGGAGGAGCGCCACGTGGTCCCCGGAAGCCGGCGGGTCGTGGCCGACGCCCCCTGGGGAAAGACGGGCCTCGCCGTCTGCTACGACATCCGGTTTCCCGAGCTCTTCCGCGCCTGCGCGCTGGAAGGCGCCGTCCTCTTCCTCTGCCCGGCGGCCTTCCCGTACCCTCGCCGGGAGCCGTGGAGGGTCCTCGCGCGGGCCCGGGCCGTGGAGAACCAGGCCTACTTCCTGGGGACCAACGCCGTGGGTCCCGAGGGGGACGGGGAGGACGCCGTGACTTACTTCGGCACCTCCGTCGCGGCGGGCCCTCTGGGCGAGGTCCTCGCCGAGGGCGACGAGACCTCCGAAGCCCTCCTCACCGTGGACCTGGATTTCGGACAAGTGGAGGCCGCCCGCGGGTCCATCCGCGTCCTCGAGGACCGGAGGCCCGAGGTCTACGGCCCCGCCTGAAGGGACGGCGGGGCCCGCCTTCGGACCGGCGCCTGAAACCAACCGGGGCGTTTTCCGTAGGATGGCATGCATGGAAAGCGGAGCCGACATGCTGGTGGCCAGGAATCTCGTTCGGTCCTACGGGAGCCTGCGGGCGGTGGACGGGATGTCTTTGACCCTGGCCGCGGGGGAGATCGTAGGTCTCCTCGGCCCCAACGGGGCGGGAAAGACCACCACCGTCTCCATGCTCGCCGGGATCACGCCGCCCGACGGGGGAGAGGTCCGCCTGAACGGAGAGCTTCTTGCCTCGGGACGTCCCGAGGCCAGGCGCGACCTGGGCCTCGTGCCCCAGGAGCTGGCGCTCTACGACGGGCTCTCCGCGGGGGAGAACCTGAGGCTCTTCGGGGCCCTGTACGGGCTGGGGGGTCGGGATCTCGCGGCGGCCGTGGAGCGGGCCTTGCGCTTCGTGGGGCTGGCGGACCGGGCGGGCCACCGGGTCAAGACCTTCAGCGGCGGAATGAAGCGCCGGCTGAACCTGGCCGCGGGCCTGCTCCACGAGCCGGCCATCCTCCTTCTGGACGAACCCACCGTGGGCGTGGACCCCCAGAGCCGAAACGCCATCTTCGACCTCCTCGAAGAGCTCAGGGGCCGGGGCAAGGCCCTTCTCTACACGACCCACTACATGGAGGAGGCCGAGCGCCTCTGCGACCGGATCGTGATCATGGACCACGGCCGGATCCTGGCCGAGGGGACGGCCCGCTCCCTGGCCGACGGGCTCGGCGCCCCCGCGCTCCTCACCGTTCAGATTTCGGACACCCCGGAGAACCCTCCGTGGCTGGAGACCCTTCGGACCCTCCCCGGCGTGAAGGGCGCTTCCCTTGAGGACGGGCGGCTCTCGGTGGACCTGTCGGACCTGGACTCCCAGGCTCCCTCCGTCCTGGAGGGGTTGCGGGCCCACGGGGTCCGGTATTCGTCCCTTTCCTCCGAGCGTCCCGGTCTGGAGGCCGTGTTCCTCGCCCTAACGGGAAAGGAGTTGAGGGACCCATGAACCTCCGCCCCTTCGCGGCGCTCGTCCGAAAGGACCTCGCCCTCTTCTTCTCGGACCGCCGGGCCGTTCTCCTCAGCCTCGCCGCTCCCATCGCCATCGCGGCCTTCTTCGGGTTCCTGTTCTCGGGGTCCT
The sequence above is a segment of the Acidobacteriota bacterium genome. Coding sequences within it:
- the folP gene encoding dihydropteroate synthase; protein product: MEERAGGLFLRGRNRLEESPFLLMGVLNLTPDSFSDGGLYLDPADACARGVRMAREGADLLDLGAESSRPGSDPVPSGEELRRLLPVVEALRRALPDVPLSVDTTKAEVARAALDAGADMVNDISAGTFDEAMIPLCARRRVPLVLMHLRGTPKTMQEAPHYEDPVAEVVSELAARVRAAEAAGLGPGTLLVDPGIGFGKRPEDNLALLRNLPALSSLGYPLLVGVSRKSLIGALTGAPVGERLPGTLALHAAALLGGARIFRVHDVAEHRQALLCAAALASAGRREAP
- a CDS encoding nitrilase-related carbon-nitrogen hydrolase — translated: MNLPVSLGQMRVLPARPAENLETVRAFAAEASRRGSRLLCLPEACLTGFPWSWLQAHAGELAAPVEAMRRIARSTGLFLSFSHMVPSAEGRLANTHFLLTPDGDTLAEYRKVHLFSLFGEERHVVPGSRRVVADAPWGKTGLAVCYDIRFPELFRACALEGAVLFLCPAAFPYPRREPWRVLARARAVENQAYFLGTNAVGPEGDGEDAVTYFGTSVAAGPLGEVLAEGDETSEALLTVDLDFGQVEAARGSIRVLEDRRPEVYGPA
- a CDS encoding ABC transporter ATP-binding protein, whose product is MESGADMLVARNLVRSYGSLRAVDGMSLTLAAGEIVGLLGPNGAGKTTTVSMLAGITPPDGGEVRLNGELLASGRPEARRDLGLVPQELALYDGLSAGENLRLFGALYGLGGRDLAAAVERALRFVGLADRAGHRVKTFSGGMKRRLNLAAGLLHEPAILLLDEPTVGVDPQSRNAIFDLLEELRGRGKALLYTTHYMEEAERLCDRIVIMDHGRILAEGTARSLADGLGAPALLTVQISDTPENPPWLETLRTLPGVKGASLEDGRLSVDLSDLDSQAPSVLEGLRAHGVRYSSLSSERPGLEAVFLALTGKELRDP